ATGTCATTGCGGCCCGCTGGGAGGCCGAGCCTGCCGGTTCTTCATAATCGGCGATGCGGGTGCGGAAGGCAGGATCGCGCAGGAGCGTTTCCATGGCGGCTGCCACGGCGCCGTTGTGGCCGACGGGGGCGGGCAGGTTGGTGCGCATGGGGATCAGCCCCACATCCCGCATCGCGGAAAACTCAGCCGAGCCCGCCCCGCGCGTCTGCCTGCCGGGATCCGCGATGCCGCGCACGAAGGTGCCGCGGCCGACACTGCCTTCGACAAGGCCCCGGCGGGCGGCCAGCTCATAGGCGCGGCTGATGGTGCCGACGGTGACGCCGAGATCGAAGGCAAGGGGCCTGTGCGCCGGCAGGCGGTCTCCCTGCCGGAGGTCCCCTGAGGTGACGGCTGCTTCGATGGCATCCGCAATGGCGACATAGCGCGGGCCGGACGGGGGAATGAGATGGGCCGGGAACAATGTCATGGTGTCAATATAACAATTGAATGGGTGCAATTTGGTTATAGATTGCCGGGACACCAGATAGAAGCGGTTTCAACAAGGGGTGCTCGGGTCATGGAGTTCAGGCTTTTTCAGGTTGATGCGTTTGCGGCGCGGCCGTTCGAGGGAAACCCGGCGGCGGTGGTGCCGCTTGATGCTTGGCTGAGCGAAGACCAGATGCTGGCGATCGCGGCGGAGAACAATCTGGCCGAGACGGCGTTCTTCGTGCAGGAAGGCGAGGGATACGGCTTGCGCTGGTTCACCCCCACGGTCGAAGTCGATCTGTGCGGCCATGCGACACTGGCGACCGCGCATGTGATCCTGAGCCGGCTTGCGCCGGAGCGGGAGGCGGTGTCGTTCGAAACGCGGTCGGGCACGCTGACGGTGACGCGAGGCCGAGAGGGCCGCTACGCGATGGATTTTCCGGCAAGGCCCTCGCGCCCCATGCCCGCGCCCAAGGATCTGGGGGCGATGATCGGTGTGCAGCCCCGCATGGTCTTCACCGGTACCAATCTCATTGCGGTGTTCGACAGCGCTGCCGATGTGGCACGGCTTAACCCGGCATTTGAGCCGCTGGCGCGTTGCCTGGGGCCGCGCAACCAGGGGCTGATCGCGACGGCGCCGGGGGATGACGGGTCCGGATTTGATTTCGTGTCGCGCTTCTTTGCCCCGGCTCACGGCATCAATGAGGATCATGTGACCGGCTCTGCGCATTGCGACTCCGTGCCGTACTGGGCGAAGAAGCTGAAGAAGCCCGAGCTGGTTGCGCGGCAGATTTCCCCGCGGGGCGGGACTGTGTGGTGCCGCCTCGAAGGGGAGCGCGTGGTGCTGGAAGGTATGTGTGCGGATTATCTCGACGGCACCATCACGCTGGGGCCGCGGTCGTGAACTGGGACCTGCTGGGCGCTGCGGCCCTATTCGGGCTTGTGGTGGCGGGGACGCCGGGGCCTGCCAATCTCAGCCTGATGACAATGGGGGCGACGGTGGGGTTCCGCCGGTCACAGCGCTATCTCATGGGAATCTGGGCCGGCGGGCTGGCGGTGACGGCACTGGTGGGGCTCGGTGTCGGTGCCCTGCTGCAGGCGGAGCCTGTCATCTACCGGGTGCTGCAGCTTGCGGGCTTCTTCTACATCTGCTGGCTGGCCTGGCAGCTTGCCGGGATGACAGGAAGCGGCCGTACGGAGGCTGCGCAGCCGTCGTTCTGGGCGGGGGCGGTGCTGCACCCGATCAACCCCAAGGCCTATGTGATGAATGTGACGGCCTTCGCGAGTTTCACGGCGCCGGGCATGGCCTATGGCCTGCAGGCGGTGATGACGGGTGTGACGCTGGCGCTGGTGATGGTCTTCTGCACCACGAGCTGGACGCTGGGCGGAGATGTGCTGCGCCACTGGCTGACGCAGGCGCGCTATGCGGCAGTGCTGCGGCGGGGGCTGGCGGTGGCCATGGTGGCCTCGGTCGGCGTGCCGATGCTGCTCAGCTGATGTCCGTGTCCTGGGGTGCGGGCCCGGCTGCGTGCTTGGGCGCACGGCGGAGTTCGGCCACGGCGATGCCGGCCAGGATGAGGACGAGGCCCGCGAACGCCCACATGTTGGGGCTTTCATCAAGCAGCACGATGCCGGCAATGAGGGCCACCGGCGGCACCAGGTAATTGGTGATCGACATGAAGGTGGGACCTGCCTCGTCGATCAGGCGGAAATAGATCACCGTGGCGAGGCCGCTGGCAAAGATGCCGGTGCCGACGACGCCGAAGATGGGCCACCAGCCGGGCAGGGCATCAAGCGACGGCGCCTCGTGGAGGGGCATCAGCGACAGGGCCAGCGGAAAGGCGATGAGGCAGGACAGGCCGTTGACCATCATGGCCCGCTGCCAGACATCCATCTGCGGCATGTTGCGGGCGATGATGGCGTTTGCCGCGAACATGACCGCGCCCAGCAGGATCGCCAGCTGGGACAGGATCTCGATGTCACTGACGCCGACATCAAGGAGCGCTTCGGGGCCGACAATGAGGGCCACGCCGCTGAGACCGATAACGAAGCCCGCGAGGCGGCGCGGCGTCATGCGTTCGCCGGGCACGAAGACATGGGCAAGGGCCAGGGTCATCAGCGGCATGGTGGTGACGAGGATCGAGGCGAGACCGGATTCAACCTCCTGCTGTCCCCAGCTGATGACATAGAAGGGCGCCATGTCGCCCATGATGGCGAGGGCGATGAGCCACAGCCACATGCGGCGCGGGATGGGCGCGATACGGCCGAAGGCAAAGGCCAGCGGGATCAGCACCAGCGTGGCGACAAGCTGGCGGAATACCACCACCCATTGCGGCGCAAAGCCTTCAAGGGCGATGGCCGTGAAGGTGAAGCCCGACGCCCAGCACAAGGTAAGCAGGCCGAGATCGACCCAGGCAGCGGTGCTGCGGGGGGCGCTCAAGGTGAGACCGCCGGGCGGTGCGGGCAGCGATATGCGGGCCGTTGAAGCATGGGCGCGATGTCGCGCGCGCAGCGGGTCAAGTCAACCGCGCAAAAGATCAAATCATCTTGCTGCCAGTGACGGCATGCTCCTCAAGCAGGGCCGACGCGGGGTAGGCGTTCATCCGGCTCCTGTGGCCATTCATCCAGCAGGGCGGTCATCAATTCCTTGCGGATGGCGGCGCAGGCGGGGTCATCCCAGCGGTTGATACGCTGCAAGGGGTCGTCCTCAAGATCGTAGAGCTCGCCCTCGGTGCCGTCATAGATGGAGCCGGGCCGGTAGGCAGTCAGCACATGGGTGCGGGTGCTGATAGTGCGCAGGGCGAGGGTGTGTTCGGCCTTGTCCCGGTCACCGGAATTGCGGTGCACGCTGTCCCAGCCGGTGAGCACGGTCTCGCGTGACTGGTCGTCCGCTTCGGCGGAGGATGCCGGAAGGGGGGCACCCTCCATCCATTCCGGCACGTCGAGGCCTGCCAGGGCACAGAAGGTGGGGGCGAGGTCCACATGGCCCACGGGATTGGGCACCGCGCGGGGAGTGCCGGCTTCCGGGCCGGTGTCGTGGTCGGGGGCCGGGCGCCAGAGGAAGGGCAGGCGCATGAGGGCGTCCACATGAAAGGCGCCCTTGAACATGAGGCCGAAATCGCCCTGCATCTCGCCGTGATCGGTGGTGAAGAAGATGTCCGTGTCGCCGTCCCAGCCACGGGCGCTGATGTGATCGAAGACGCGGCCGCAGGCCTCGTCGATCAGCTCGTTTTCGATGTGGTTCATGGCGTTGATCTCGCGCACCTGATCGTCGGTGAGATCGCAGGGGCGGAAATTGGGCGGGAACTCGAAATTGGTCCGCAGGCTGCCGTCCCAGGCGCCTTGCCAGTGGCGGGGTTTACGCTCAAGCAGTTCGGCGCGTTCCTCGTGGCTGCCTGCGTAGAGTTCGGGCAGGTCGAGGTCGCGCCAGTCAACGCGGCCGAGTTCGGATGCGGGCGGATCCCAGGGGTGGTGCGGATCGGGGAAGCTCATCCAGATGAACCAGTCTTCTTCCGTATCCAGACTATCAAGGAAGGCGATGACGCGGTCGGCCACCCAGTCGGTGTGGTAGAGCTCGCGCGGCATGTCGTTGACCCAGCACTGGATGGCACCGGTATCCGCGCCGCCGATATGGTTCTGCTGCCCGGTCTCGGACACGATGGGGTAGAAGCCGCCTATCTGATCCTTGTGCTCTTTCTGCATCCAT
The sequence above is drawn from the Pyruvatibacter mobilis genome and encodes:
- a CDS encoding PhzF family phenazine biosynthesis protein: MEFRLFQVDAFAARPFEGNPAAVVPLDAWLSEDQMLAIAAENNLAETAFFVQEGEGYGLRWFTPTVEVDLCGHATLATAHVILSRLAPEREAVSFETRSGTLTVTRGREGRYAMDFPARPSRPMPAPKDLGAMIGVQPRMVFTGTNLIAVFDSAADVARLNPAFEPLARCLGPRNQGLIATAPGDDGSGFDFVSRFFAPAHGINEDHVTGSAHCDSVPYWAKKLKKPELVARQISPRGGTVWCRLEGERVVLEGMCADYLDGTITLGPRS
- a CDS encoding LysE family translocator; protein product: MNWDLLGAAALFGLVVAGTPGPANLSLMTMGATVGFRRSQRYLMGIWAGGLAVTALVGLGVGALLQAEPVIYRVLQLAGFFYICWLAWQLAGMTGSGRTEAAQPSFWAGAVLHPINPKAYVMNVTAFASFTAPGMAYGLQAVMTGVTLALVMVFCTTSWTLGGDVLRHWLTQARYAAVLRRGLAVAMVASVGVPMLLS
- a CDS encoding DMT family transporter — encoded protein: MSAPRSTAAWVDLGLLTLCWASGFTFTAIALEGFAPQWVVVFRQLVATLVLIPLAFAFGRIAPIPRRMWLWLIALAIMGDMAPFYVISWGQQEVESGLASILVTTMPLMTLALAHVFVPGERMTPRRLAGFVIGLSGVALIVGPEALLDVGVSDIEILSQLAILLGAVMFAANAIIARNMPQMDVWQRAMMVNGLSCLIAFPLALSLMPLHEAPSLDALPGWWPIFGVVGTGIFASGLATVIYFRLIDEAGPTFMSITNYLVPPVALIAGIVLLDESPNMWAFAGLVLILAGIAVAELRRAPKHAAGPAPQDTDIS
- a CDS encoding sulfatase family protein — its product is MGRKILLITTDQMRYDALGCTGGKVARTPRLDALAQSGINFTRAHNQSVVCMPARATIVTGQYPASHGVWMNGVALPEDAPSVAHVLGTAGYKTALIGKAHFEPWMAPPGFYENEMARRGETGPHRGFDRMELANHFMTGNFHYDQWMQKEHKDQIGGFYPIVSETGQQNHIGGADTGAIQCWVNDMPRELYHTDWVADRVIAFLDSLDTEEDWFIWMSFPDPHHPWDPPASELGRVDWRDLDLPELYAGSHEERAELLERKPRHWQGAWDGSLRTNFEFPPNFRPCDLTDDQVREINAMNHIENELIDEACGRVFDHISARGWDGDTDIFFTTDHGEMQGDFGLMFKGAFHVDALMRLPFLWRPAPDHDTGPEAGTPRAVPNPVGHVDLAPTFCALAGLDVPEWMEGAPLPASSAEADDQSRETVLTGWDSVHRNSGDRDKAEHTLALRTISTRTHVLTAYRPGSIYDGTEGELYDLEDDPLQRINRWDDPACAAIRKELMTALLDEWPQEPDERLPRVGPA